One Neisseria sicca genomic region harbors:
- the lepB gene encoding signal peptidase I: protein MSTNLIYGAIAAIVIGIFLYFISSKERQENGEWSSGLQWAYLLCMIGVFGILSFYMSFTAVLLIFVVFTGIVWAIHKGRLKKDPSHQDKAHFTDYMSGFFPIILVVFILRTFIAEPFQIPSSSMRPGLVKGDFILVNKFAYGIRTPIINNVLIPTGQIERGDVVVFNYPVQPEMNYIKRIVGLPGDTVEYRDKVLTVNGQVAPDQPNGTYSYPDDTEPSAIHNPELFQTTLNGKTFNILKEPGQPSVFIPSLDNYRMKIMPENGYSVEQSGLEHCQYAEDGSGFTCKVPEGRYFAMGDNRDNSADSRYWGFVDDKLIVGKAFFVWMNFGDYSRIGSSIH from the coding sequence ATGAGCACAAATTTAATCTACGGCGCGATTGCCGCCATCGTTATCGGCATTTTCCTTTATTTCATAAGCAGCAAAGAACGTCAGGAAAACGGAGAATGGAGCTCCGGCCTGCAATGGGCGTATCTTTTGTGCATGATCGGCGTCTTCGGCATCCTGTCCTTTTACATGAGCTTTACCGCCGTATTGCTGATATTTGTCGTATTCACCGGCATTGTTTGGGCAATCCACAAAGGTCGTCTGAAAAAAGACCCGTCGCACCAGGACAAAGCCCACTTCACCGACTACATGAGCGGCTTTTTTCCGATCATTCTCGTCGTATTTATCCTGCGCACCTTTATCGCCGAGCCATTCCAAATCCCGTCCAGCTCCATGCGCCCGGGCCTGGTTAAAGGCGACTTCATCCTCGTAAACAAATTCGCCTATGGTATCAGAACCCCGATTATCAACAACGTCCTGATTCCGACCGGACAAATCGAGCGCGGCGACGTCGTCGTGTTCAACTACCCCGTCCAACCTGAAATGAACTACATCAAGCGCATCGTCGGACTGCCGGGCGATACCGTTGAGTACCGCGACAAAGTCCTGACCGTCAACGGACAAGTTGCCCCCGACCAACCGAACGGCACCTACTCCTACCCCGACGATACCGAACCGTCCGCAATCCACAACCCCGAACTTTTTCAGACGACCCTCAACGGCAAAACCTTCAACATCCTGAAAGAGCCCGGACAACCCTCCGTCTTCATTCCTTCGCTGGACAACTACCGCATGAAAATCATGCCTGAAAACGGTTATTCCGTCGAACAAAGCGGTTTGGAACACTGCCAATACGCCGAAGACGGCAGCGGCTTTACCTGCAAAGTGCCCGAAGGCCGTTACTTCGCAATGGGCGACAACCGCGACAATAGTGCCGACTCCCGCTACTGGGGCTTTGTGGACGATAAACTTATCGTCGGAAAAGCCTTCTTCGTGTGGATGAACTTCGGCGATTACAGCCGCATCGGCAGCAGCATCCACTAA
- a CDS encoding surface lipoprotein assembly modifier: MKSNQFIFIAGILFPIMVTAETIANPETEADRQMERIQEMAIPKPPEVGTSLLNGVKASLNEHTQTLTLDDLAKQPELAEPLLNQALQARNYIAAEQLLPIYRKWNGYDPILLDYAQGAIWRSQGKHKKAITLYRNILVRHPNLVAVRLDLAAMLYEDKQTRNSQHEFNAAKKQGLPEDVLPTIALYENAMGQNKWQFSGSLSYTQDNNINNVSAEREIHLPQFDNLAFEKNSDYLPQKGHGFTYALSVDRDINLKGNHYFALSGDVDGVSYWDNHDYDDQTAKVSLGYKNKSFKTDSFVMPFLEKRRYGNHPYYTRTGVDLGASRWIKPNLRLSANGTFAQKDYAYTKQQGKDYQIGFGTTYLMNDKTYFLGGLSYARDKVENFAGSSSKRIGGYLGWGQIWGENFNSRLIINHYNERFDGKHYVFTDRHRTDNVVVTNLSLWHNKLSFLGITPRLNWRYTNNNSNINELHSYTKNRVFIDFEKTF; this comes from the coding sequence ATGAAATCTAATCAATTCATTTTTATTGCGGGCATATTATTTCCCATAATGGTTACTGCCGAAACAATTGCTAACCCTGAAACTGAAGCCGATCGCCAAATGGAAAGGATACAAGAAATGGCCATTCCTAAACCACCGGAGGTAGGCACCTCCCTTTTGAATGGTGTCAAGGCTTCTTTGAATGAGCATACTCAGACATTGACATTAGATGATCTAGCCAAACAACCAGAGCTGGCCGAACCTTTGTTAAATCAAGCATTGCAAGCGCGAAACTATATTGCTGCAGAGCAACTCTTGCCTATATATCGTAAATGGAATGGGTATGACCCAATTTTATTGGATTATGCGCAAGGCGCAATTTGGCGTTCGCAAGGAAAGCATAAAAAAGCCATTACACTTTACCGTAATATCCTTGTTCGACATCCTAATCTTGTTGCCGTCCGTCTAGACTTGGCTGCTATGCTTTATGAGGATAAGCAAACCCGTAATTCACAACATGAATTTAATGCTGCCAAAAAGCAAGGTTTACCAGAAGATGTCCTTCCTACTATTGCCCTTTATGAAAACGCTATGGGGCAAAATAAATGGCAATTTTCAGGCAGTCTGAGTTACACCCAAGACAACAATATCAACAACGTTTCAGCTGAGCGTGAAATCCATCTTCCTCAATTTGATAACTTGGCTTTTGAAAAAAATTCTGACTATCTGCCACAAAAAGGGCATGGTTTTACCTACGCCCTATCCGTTGATCGCGATATCAATCTCAAAGGCAACCATTATTTCGCTCTTTCAGGCGATGTCGACGGCGTCAGCTATTGGGATAATCATGATTATGATGATCAAACGGCAAAAGTCAGTCTAGGTTATAAAAATAAAAGTTTTAAAACAGATAGTTTTGTTATGCCATTTTTAGAAAAGCGTCGCTACGGAAATCATCCTTATTACACGCGTACAGGTGTAGATTTAGGTGCTTCACGTTGGATAAAACCAAATTTACGCCTATCTGCCAACGGAACCTTTGCACAAAAAGATTATGCCTATACCAAACAACAAGGGAAAGATTATCAGATTGGATTTGGGACGACCTACCTGATGAATGATAAAACCTATTTCTTAGGAGGTTTGAGTTATGCGCGTGACAAAGTTGAAAATTTCGCAGGCAGCAGCTCCAAACGGATAGGAGGTTACTTAGGTTGGGGGCAAATTTGGGGTGAAAATTTCAATAGTCGCCTTATCATCAATCACTACAATGAACGCTTTGATGGAAAACATTACGTCTTTACCGACCGTCATCGTACAGATAATGTCGTGGTTACCAATTTAAGCCTCTGGCACAATAAACTTAGTTTTCTAGGAATTACGCCGAGATTAAATTGGCGATATACAAACAATAACAGCAATATTAACGAACTTCATAGTTATACTAAAAATCGCGTATTTATAGATTTTGAGAAAACGTTTTGA
- a CDS encoding SPFH domain-containing protein, giving the protein MFNFIKKQFIDVIQWPNPDDSLLMWRFPIADEEIQNGASLTVREAQMAMFVDEGVTADVFGPGRYTLNTQTLPLLTNLKNWDKLFESPFKSDVYFFNTKQQLARKWGTSQPVTVRDAEFGAVQLRSFGMYAYRISDPTKFFKEVSGVAAEYSGVELETQLRNISVTQLAAAFGSSGIPFLDMAANQVLLSQKIGELLGAEFAKLGLTLENFTVESITLPAAIQEALDKKISMGVIGDLGRYTQYQTAESIPLAAQNEGGLAGIGAGLGVGAGVGQAMAGAMAGMMQPAAQPAQSVQTTSEDPQAKLTKLKSLLDGGLISQEDYDKAKAEVLKQLIG; this is encoded by the coding sequence ATGTTCAACTTTATCAAGAAACAGTTTATCGACGTCATCCAATGGCCGAATCCCGACGACAGCCTGCTGATGTGGCGTTTCCCGATTGCCGACGAGGAAATCCAAAACGGCGCGAGCCTGACCGTGCGCGAGGCGCAGATGGCGATGTTTGTCGACGAGGGCGTAACCGCCGACGTGTTCGGACCGGGGCGTTACACGCTCAATACCCAAACGCTGCCGCTGCTGACCAACCTGAAAAACTGGGACAAACTCTTTGAATCCCCGTTTAAATCCGATGTTTACTTTTTCAATACCAAACAACAGCTTGCGCGGAAATGGGGTACGTCGCAACCCGTTACCGTGCGCGATGCCGAGTTCGGCGCGGTGCAGTTGCGCTCGTTCGGCATGTACGCCTACCGCATCAGCGATCCGACAAAATTCTTCAAAGAAGTCAGCGGCGTAGCGGCAGAATACAGCGGCGTCGAGTTGGAAACCCAGTTGCGCAATATCTCCGTCACCCAACTCGCGGCGGCGTTCGGCAGCTCAGGCATTCCGTTTTTGGACATGGCAGCAAACCAAGTTTTGCTGTCGCAAAAAATCGGCGAATTGCTCGGCGCGGAATTTGCCAAACTCGGCTTGACGCTGGAAAACTTTACCGTCGAAAGCATCACTCTGCCTGCCGCCATCCAAGAAGCCTTGGATAAGAAAATTTCCATGGGCGTCATCGGCGACTTGGGACGCTACACCCAATACCAAACCGCCGAATCCATCCCGCTTGCCGCGCAAAACGAAGGCGGACTTGCCGGAATCGGCGCAGGCTTGGGAGTGGGCGCAGGCGTCGGTCAGGCAATGGCTGGCGCGATGGCGGGCATGATGCAGCCCGCAGCACAACCTGCCCAAAGCGTTCAGACGACCTCTGAAGACCCGCAGGCAAAATTGACGAAACTCAAATCCCTGTTGGACGGTGGTTTGATTTCCCAAGAGGATTACGATAAAGCCAAAGCGGAAGTGTTGAAACAGTTAATCGGCTGA
- a CDS encoding outer membrane beta-barrel protein, whose translation MQKTTHFCFAVLALSAAVCTQAARPVEFTVGTEYYKENYREYKDGERLMRQKGNLWSLTGGVKYRFNDRHAAKLEGRYSRGKSDYTGRYQDGRGNVTEYGTATFNGSPRRVYDVRALYEYTHPINDRVSLTAGAGVGHRVLKDLGSRVVANNYDRKNRTTYAQINAGVNIALPAGFEVSPNIAYNHSLRGRQHSYRAHQDIEMKQSSGHGIEVEVPVSKKFANESKISVVPFYRGWKVKKSDTALVYLPDGIYGSTEPKNYTHEAGVKVRYTF comes from the coding sequence ATGCAAAAAACTACCCATTTCTGCTTCGCCGTTTTGGCATTGTCTGCCGCCGTCTGCACACAGGCTGCCCGTCCTGTCGAGTTTACCGTGGGTACGGAATATTACAAAGAGAACTATCGGGAATATAAAGACGGCGAGCGCCTTATGCGTCAAAAGGGAAACCTGTGGTCTCTGACAGGCGGCGTCAAATATCGCTTTAACGACCGCCATGCGGCAAAATTAGAAGGACGCTACTCCCGAGGCAAGTCGGATTACACAGGAAGGTATCAGGACGGAAGAGGCAATGTAACGGAATACGGCACTGCCACGTTCAACGGCTCTCCGCGCCGCGTCTATGATGTCCGCGCCTTATATGAATATACGCACCCGATTAACGACCGTGTCAGCCTGACTGCCGGAGCGGGCGTGGGGCATCGCGTTTTGAAAGATTTGGGTTCCCGCGTCGTAGCAAACAATTACGACCGCAAAAACCGGACCACTTATGCGCAAATCAATGCCGGTGTAAACATCGCGCTTCCTGCCGGTTTCGAAGTTTCACCCAATATCGCCTACAACCATTCCCTGAGAGGCCGTCAGCATTCTTATCGCGCCCATCAGGACATTGAAATGAAACAGTCGAGCGGACACGGCATCGAAGTCGAAGTACCCGTATCTAAAAAATTCGCCAACGAATCTAAAATAAGCGTCGTTCCGTTTTATCGCGGCTGGAAAGTCAAAAAATCGGATACGGCCCTCGTCTATCTGCCAGACGGTATATATGGTTCAACCGAACCTAAAAACTACACCCATGAAGCTGGTGTAAAAGTACGATATACGTTCTGA
- a CDS encoding DUF350 domain-containing protein: protein MSISLPQYLLYLQYMLAGVAMTAVFGAVYLRITPAEELRLIKNGNLACALSFGGALVGFCLTLASSIAHSVSFVDFILWGLAAAVIQILVYFAATMMIKGATEELIGNNVAVGALFGAVSVSIGILNAACLT from the coding sequence GTGAGTATTTCCCTGCCCCAATACCTGCTTTACCTGCAATATATGCTTGCGGGGGTGGCGATGACTGCCGTTTTCGGCGCGGTGTATCTGCGGATTACGCCTGCGGAAGAATTGCGGCTGATTAAAAACGGCAATCTTGCCTGCGCCTTGTCGTTTGGCGGCGCGCTGGTCGGATTTTGTTTGACGCTCGCATCCAGCATTGCCCATAGCGTCAGTTTCGTTGATTTTATCCTGTGGGGTCTTGCAGCGGCGGTGATTCAGATTTTGGTGTATTTCGCCGCCACGATGATGATTAAAGGCGCAACGGAGGAACTCATCGGCAACAACGTCGCCGTCGGCGCGCTGTTTGGCGCGGTGTCCGTATCCATCGGCATCTTGAATGCGGCTTGTCTGACCTGA